From Psychroflexus torquis ATCC 700755, the proteins below share one genomic window:
- the nosZ gene encoding Sec-dependent nitrous-oxide reductase — protein MKTIQKLLLGLGAGLLLIGCGNNSKSDSGAMASSNAEKVYIAPGEHDEFYAFMSGGYSGNLTVYGLPSGRMFKEIPVFSQFPTNGYGYSEETKAMLNTSYGFVPWGDSHHPDISQTNGKLDGRWIFINENNTPRIARISLETFETEEIIEIPNSAGNHASSYVTENTEYVVAGTRFAVPNPQKDMPIDEMKGEFKGPLTFIKVDPEHGHMEIDFQINMPGFNYDLSHPGRDKSHGWFFFTSYNTEEAHSMLEVNASQNDKDFIAAVNWMKIKEYVENGGGTEVAGTYAHNIYDESTMMATTEMKEGVTSVDPRDVPGAVYYMPVPKSPHGIDVNPTGEYIIGNGKLSTQLSVYSFAKIEEAIKNKDFDGDAYGIPILKFESVLEGVVDSGGLGPLHTEFDGKGYGYTSFFISSEVVKWEVGTWKVVDRQPSFYSVGHLTIPGGNSREPFGKYMFSMNKITKDRYLPTGPELEHSAQLYDISGDKMQLLLDFPTHGEPHYAAAIPADLIKSKSKKYYDLEENNHKYAAKNESEGRVERKGNEVHIYTTTVRSHFSPDNIEGVKVGDKVYFHVTNLEQDFDVPHGFAMIGANTSEILVMPGQTKTIIWEPKREGVWPFYCTDFCSALHQEMQGYVRVSAKNSDTKLRWSLDDEWKE, from the coding sequence ATGAAAACAATTCAAAAACTTTTACTAGGTCTAGGTGCAGGACTACTGCTTATAGGTTGTGGTAATAATTCAAAATCGGACTCTGGTGCTATGGCATCATCTAATGCAGAAAAAGTATATATTGCTCCAGGTGAGCACGACGAATTTTATGCCTTCATGTCGGGAGGATATTCCGGAAACTTGACAGTTTACGGTTTACCAAGCGGAAGAATGTTTAAAGAAATACCCGTTTTTTCTCAATTTCCTACCAACGGATATGGATATTCTGAAGAAACCAAAGCTATGCTTAATACTTCTTATGGCTTTGTGCCTTGGGGTGATTCTCACCACCCAGATATTTCCCAAACAAACGGAAAATTGGATGGTCGATGGATTTTCATAAATGAGAACAATACACCTCGTATTGCTAGAATAAGCTTAGAGACTTTCGAAACCGAAGAGATTATCGAAATTCCTAACTCTGCTGGAAATCACGCCTCATCGTATGTGACTGAAAATACAGAATATGTTGTAGCAGGGACTCGTTTTGCTGTTCCAAATCCTCAGAAAGACATGCCTATCGATGAGATGAAAGGTGAATTTAAAGGCCCTTTAACCTTTATTAAGGTTGATCCAGAACACGGACACATGGAAATTGATTTCCAAATAAATATGCCTGGCTTCAATTACGATTTATCACATCCTGGTCGTGACAAATCTCATGGATGGTTTTTCTTCACCTCTTATAATACTGAAGAAGCACATTCTATGCTAGAAGTGAATGCTTCACAAAACGATAAAGATTTTATCGCCGCTGTAAATTGGATGAAAATTAAAGAATATGTTGAGAATGGTGGTGGAACTGAAGTGGCTGGTACTTATGCACATAACATTTACGATGAATCAACCATGATGGCCACCACAGAAATGAAAGAAGGCGTAACTTCAGTTGATCCGCGTGATGTTCCAGGTGCTGTCTATTACATGCCAGTTCCAAAATCACCTCACGGTATAGATGTTAACCCAACAGGCGAATACATCATTGGAAATGGAAAACTATCTACACAGTTAAGTGTTTATTCATTTGCGAAAATTGAGGAAGCCATCAAAAATAAAGACTTTGACGGTGATGCCTATGGTATCCCAATCTTAAAATTTGAATCTGTTCTTGAAGGTGTTGTAGATAGTGGTGGTTTAGGCCCATTGCATACTGAATTTGATGGAAAAGGCTACGGTTACACTAGCTTCTTTATTTCTTCTGAAGTTGTAAAATGGGAAGTAGGGACTTGGAAAGTAGTAGATAGACAACCTTCTTTCTACTCGGTAGGTCATTTAACTATTCCCGGTGGTAACTCAAGAGAACCTTTTGGTAAGTATATGTTTAGTATGAATAAAATCACAAAGGACAGATATTTACCAACAGGTCCAGAATTGGAGCATTCAGCTCAGTTATATGATATTTCTGGCGATAAAATGCAGTTATTACTAGATTTCCCAACACACGGTGAACCTCACTATGCAGCTGCGATTCCTGCCGATTTAATAAAATCTAAATCTAAAAAATACTACGATTTAGAAGAAAACAATCACAAGTACGCTGCTAAAAATGAATCTGAGGGACGTGTAGAACGCAAGGGAAATGAAGTTCATATTTATACTACAACAGTTAGAAGTCACTTTTCACCCGATAATATTGAAGGAGTTAAAGTTGGCGACAAGGTATATTTCCACGTTACTAACTTAGAGCAAGATTTTGATGTTCCTCACGGATTTGCAATGATTGGAGCTAACACTTCAGAAATTTTGGTCATGCCTGGACAAACTAAAACCATTATTTGGGAACCTAAACGGGAAGGTGTTTGGCCATTCTATTGTACAGACTTCTGTTCTGCCCTTCACCAAGAAATGCAAGGTTACGTAAGAGTTTCTGCTAAAAATAGCGATACTAAATTGCGTTGGTCACTAGACGACGAATGGAAAGAGTAA
- a CDS encoding nitrous oxide reductase accessory protein NosL, with amino-acid sequence MNKYIILTFIFISITACDKSAKPINYGEDQCDFCSMGIVQKTHAAQLVTEKGKQHKFDAIECMVNFVKDKSGKFNNATLLVVNYNQPGKMILAESASYLISKNLPSPMGAYLTAFASVSDAEAAQEKLKGEIYQWDNLKKVIKKDIHKIH; translated from the coding sequence ATGAATAAATACATCATTTTAACATTCATTTTTATATCAATAACAGCCTGCGATAAATCGGCTAAACCTATTAATTATGGCGAAGACCAATGCGATTTTTGTAGCATGGGTATCGTTCAAAAAACACATGCTGCTCAATTGGTAACTGAAAAAGGAAAGCAACATAAATTTGATGCTATTGAATGCATGGTGAATTTTGTTAAAGACAAATCAGGAAAATTTAATAATGCAACTTTATTGGTTGTCAATTACAACCAACCTGGGAAAATGATTCTCGCAGAAAGCGCATCTTATCTAATAAGTAAAAATTTACCTAGTCCAATGGGCGCCTATTTAACTGCCTTTGCATCGGTATCTGATGCTGAAGCTGCCCAAGAAAAACTGAAGGGTGAGATTTACCAATGGGATAATCTAAAAAAAGTCATCAAAAAGGATATTCATAAAATTCACTAA
- a CDS encoding nitrous oxide reductase family maturation protein NosD, translated as MKFSLFIFCFISALNYAPAQNRTIEVCAKDCEFSSIQKAVNQAQANDSIFIQKGIYKEHNIFINKKSLHLYGEEGSVIDSEYKGYGFKVEATDFSITDLTIKNIEVSYTSDYAAIYLFRCFDFKLKNITLRNAFFGFLIEKSRNGFVLQNDISGTGDSEASSGNAIHLWDSKEIEVRDNHVYNMRDGIYIEFGSNNIFDNNDSHDNMRYGLHFMFSNDNRYSNNSFRNNSAGVAVMFSKRIVMYNNVFKKNWGTASYGLLLKEINDAEIYNNTFEDNTVGITTDGSTRITYRENDFINNGYAVIFIGGSYQNNFIKNNFLYNNFDLSYSGGLNDNSFDNNFWSDYTGYDLDKDGYGDVPYRPVKLFSYLVNNTPESIILLRSLFIDIINFSEKVTPIFTPENLTDQNPLMRKVQW; from the coding sequence ATGAAATTTAGCTTATTTATATTCTGTTTTATCTCAGCATTAAATTATGCCCCTGCACAAAACAGAACTATAGAGGTTTGTGCTAAAGATTGTGAATTTTCTTCTATTCAAAAAGCGGTTAACCAAGCTCAAGCTAACGATTCTATTTTCATTCAAAAAGGAATTTATAAGGAGCATAATATTTTTATCAACAAAAAGTCTCTTCATCTTTATGGAGAAGAAGGCAGTGTAATAGATAGCGAATACAAGGGATATGGCTTCAAGGTTGAAGCTACAGATTTTAGCATTACAGATTTAACAATTAAAAATATTGAAGTAAGTTACACGTCAGACTATGCCGCTATTTACCTCTTTAGATGTTTCGATTTTAAACTAAAAAACATCACCTTAAGAAACGCATTTTTCGGATTCTTAATTGAAAAGTCTAGAAACGGTTTCGTGCTTCAAAATGATATTTCTGGAACTGGTGATTCTGAAGCTAGCTCTGGAAATGCTATTCATCTTTGGGATTCAAAAGAAATTGAAGTGCGAGATAACCATGTCTATAACATGCGCGATGGCATATACATCGAATTTGGAAGCAATAACATTTTTGATAATAACGATAGCCACGATAATATGCGCTATGGTTTGCACTTTATGTTCTCCAATGATAATCGCTATAGCAATAATAGTTTCAGGAATAATAGTGCTGGTGTTGCTGTCATGTTTTCTAAGCGCATTGTAATGTATAATAATGTATTTAAAAAGAATTGGGGCACGGCATCTTACGGATTATTACTGAAAGAAATAAACGATGCCGAGATTTATAACAACACTTTTGAAGATAATACGGTAGGTATTACCACCGATGGTTCTACCCGAATAACGTATCGAGAAAATGATTTCATCAACAATGGTTACGCCGTAATATTTATAGGCGGTAGCTATCAAAACAATTTTATAAAAAATAATTTTCTCTACAATAATTTCGATTTGAGCTATTCTGGAGGCTTAAACGATAATAGTTTTGATAATAATTTTTGGAGCGATTACACGGGGTATGATCTGGATAAAGACGGGTACGGCGATGTCCCTTACCGGCCTGTGAAATTATTCAGTTATCTGGTGAATAATACTCCAGAAAGCATCATTTTATTGAGAAGTTTATTTATTGACATCATCAATTTTTCAGAAAAAGTAACCCCCATTTTCACTCCAGAAAATCTCACAGATCAAAACCCTTTAATGCGAAAAGTACAATGGTAG
- a CDS encoding ABC transporter ATP-binding protein, whose amino-acid sequence MVEFKDIHKRFDKNDVLTGIHLSIQKGKTTAILGPNGSGKTTLIKILLGMSHANKGEVFVDESNIKNNWSYRKYIDYLPQIANFPGNIKVKEIIAMIKDLRSQPTRDEELIEYFELTPYLNIKLSHLSGGYKQKVNLVLSLMFDSPFIILDEPTSGLDPVSLIKLKELLKKEQASGKTILITSHIMSFVEEISDHISFILDGKVYFDGSIKELKSTTDETHFEYAIANLLKNHHA is encoded by the coding sequence ATGGTAGAATTTAAGGATATTCATAAAAGATTTGATAAAAACGATGTGCTTACTGGCATCCATCTAAGTATTCAAAAAGGTAAAACTACAGCAATTCTTGGCCCAAATGGTTCTGGAAAAACCACCTTAATTAAAATATTATTGGGAATGAGTCATGCCAATAAAGGTGAAGTTTTTGTAGACGAATCAAATATCAAAAATAATTGGTCGTATAGAAAATATATCGACTACCTACCGCAAATAGCCAACTTCCCTGGTAATATAAAAGTGAAAGAAATCATAGCGATGATCAAGGACTTGAGAAGTCAGCCAACTCGTGATGAAGAGTTAATCGAATATTTTGAGCTAACTCCCTACCTCAACATTAAACTCAGTCACCTTTCTGGAGGTTACAAACAGAAAGTGAATCTCGTTCTCAGTCTTATGTTTGACAGTCCTTTTATCATTTTAGATGAACCTACATCTGGTTTGGATCCAGTTTCTTTAATCAAATTGAAAGAGTTACTCAAAAAAGAACAAGCTAGTGGAAAAACCATTTTAATTACTTCTCACATCATGAGTTTTGTGGAAGAAATCTCAGACCATATCAGTTTTATTTTAGATGGGAAAGTTTACTTTGATGGAAGCATCAAGGAGCTAAAATCGACTACAGATGAAACCCATTTTGAGTATGCTATTGCTAACTTATTAAAAAACCATCATGCTTAA
- the ric gene encoding iron-sulfur cluster repair di-iron protein, producing MVSIKDKTVAELVSENINTAHVFKKHGIDFCCGGGISISRACKKNQVKLDVLLNDLQNLEDKGRTYDYKKWNLHFLAQHIQNVHHSYVEDSIPLLIQYSNKVASVHSKTNPELIQIKKLFAEVANELSQHLRKEELILFPFIAKMEAAFKKGEKVERPHFGTIENPIAMMEDEHEAAGDKFKEIADLTNNYTLPPHACNTYKALYHKLEEFENDLHLHIHLENNILFPKALAMEKETLS from the coding sequence ATGGTTTCAATTAAGGATAAAACAGTAGCTGAATTAGTAAGTGAAAATATCAATACTGCTCATGTGTTCAAAAAACACGGCATCGATTTTTGCTGTGGTGGCGGTATAAGCATCAGCAGAGCTTGCAAAAAAAACCAAGTTAAACTTGATGTCTTATTAAATGATCTTCAAAATCTGGAAGATAAGGGCAGGACGTATGATTATAAAAAATGGAATTTGCATTTTCTAGCACAACATATTCAAAATGTACATCACAGTTATGTAGAAGACAGCATACCACTACTTATACAGTATTCCAACAAAGTTGCTAGTGTGCATAGTAAAACCAATCCTGAATTAATTCAGATAAAAAAATTGTTTGCTGAAGTAGCTAACGAGCTAAGCCAGCACTTAAGAAAAGAAGAGTTAATTCTATTTCCTTTTATTGCAAAAATGGAGGCTGCGTTTAAAAAGGGTGAAAAAGTGGAAAGACCACATTTTGGAACCATAGAAAATCCTATTGCAATGATGGAAGATGAACATGAAGCAGCAGGAGATAAATTTAAAGAAATCGCAGATTTAACCAATAATTACACATTACCACCACATGCCTGCAATACTTACAAAGCTTTATATCATAAGCTCGAAGAGTTTGAAAATGATTTGCATTTGCATATACATTTAGAAAATAATATCCTTTTTCCAAAAGCTTTAGCTATGGAAAAAGAAACCCTTTCATAG
- a CDS encoding hemerythrin domain-containing protein, which translates to MSNPPIKRHKALRNLSREHHDGLIFALRLQKGVAKRADLQSMEEYATWFWENHLLPHFQLEEERLFPMLKGEYELVRDAIVQHQDLKVLFQIQQKTHADFKRIYELLQKHIRLEERELFNLIQSTLSEQQLAIYEKIHKRQESCALWQKPFWS; encoded by the coding sequence ATGTCCAACCCACCAATAAAACGCCATAAAGCCCTACGAAATTTGAGTCGTGAGCATCACGATGGACTTATTTTTGCTCTGCGTTTGCAAAAAGGAGTAGCTAAGAGAGCCGACCTTCAATCTATGGAAGAGTATGCCACTTGGTTTTGGGAAAATCATTTGCTGCCACATTTTCAGTTAGAAGAAGAACGCCTATTTCCAATGCTTAAGGGCGAGTACGAATTAGTGAGAGATGCAATAGTTCAACATCAAGACTTAAAGGTGCTTTTTCAAATTCAGCAAAAAACCCATGCAGATTTCAAAAGAATTTATGAATTACTTCAAAAGCATATTCGTTTGGAAGAGCGGGAGTTGTTTAACTTAATACAAAGTACATTGAGCGAACAACAACTTGCTATTTACGAGAAAATACACAAACGTCAAGAAAGCTGTGCCCTGTGGCAAAAGCCATTTTGGTCTTAA
- a CDS encoding group III truncated hemoglobin encodes MKHDLKTREDVSKLVHHFYEKIRQNKDIGHFFNESILDWDDHLEKLTDFWETNLFFKQKYKGNPKLAHQRVDKHFNGSIEQKHFGIWLNLWFETIDQYFEGELADRAKNNARKMASHIFMNIYMDRNTIC; translated from the coding sequence ATGAAACATGACTTAAAAACAAGAGAAGACGTATCCAAACTAGTACATCATTTTTATGAAAAAATTCGTCAGAATAAAGATATAGGTCATTTTTTTAATGAAAGCATTTTAGATTGGGATGATCATCTTGAAAAGTTAACCGATTTCTGGGAAACGAATTTGTTTTTTAAACAAAAATATAAGGGAAATCCCAAATTGGCACACCAACGTGTAGACAAACACTTTAATGGAAGTATTGAGCAAAAACATTTCGGTATTTGGTTAAATCTTTGGTTCGAAACTATAGATCAATACTTTGAAGGTGAATTAGCCGATCGAGCAAAGAACAATGCTAGAAAAATGGCTTCACATATTTTTATGAATATTTATATGGATAGAAATACTATATGTTAA
- a CDS encoding Crp/Fnr family transcriptional regulator — MNNFNRDGKEFIQGIFYPDQSFGEPPLFADVGYPAGAETITDVEIFRLPKDDFFDLLNKHPEAHFKISEVLASRLYYKAIMASEISSQDPEHRIVRLLDYTKTHIHKLDPKDVLEVDLTRQQIADLTGLRVETVIRACKALEKKGKIQIKARKILR, encoded by the coding sequence ATGAATAACTTTAATAGAGACGGCAAAGAATTTATTCAAGGGATTTTTTACCCAGATCAAAGTTTTGGAGAACCGCCCTTATTTGCGGATGTGGGCTATCCAGCAGGAGCAGAAACTATTACAGATGTAGAGATTTTTCGTTTGCCAAAAGATGATTTTTTTGATTTGCTAAATAAACACCCAGAAGCGCATTTTAAAATTTCTGAAGTATTGGCGTCGCGCTTGTACTACAAAGCAATTATGGCTTCTGAGATTTCCTCACAAGATCCCGAGCATCGCATTGTAAGGTTGCTGGATTATACTAAGACGCATATTCATAAACTAGATCCTAAGGATGTTTTAGAAGTCGATTTAACTCGCCAGCAAATTGCCGATCTCACTGGATTACGCGTAGAAACTGTTATTCGTGCCTGTAAGGCTTTGGAAAAAAAAGGTAAAATACAAATTAAAGCACGGAAGATTTTGAGGTAA